Genomic segment of Parachlamydia sp. AcF125:
TCAGGCAATTTATAAGTTGTGTGTGTATAAGCATCTTTCAACAATTCACGTTTGTTGTGTTGAACTTTTTTGCTAATTTCGTATCTTTTCTTAAAAATACTTTTCCAATTGTTTCCAAACTTTGTTTTTTCTGAATAGCTTATTTTTTTCCAATGCCGATGAAAAAGCCCTTTCCATACCGAAGGATTTTCCACTAACTCTTTCCAACTCCTACTTACTAAGGCAGCGATTGCAAGGTTCTTTGGTTCAAGCGGTTTCAAACATTCGGCTTTCACTTCATTTGGTAAAGATGAGAAAAATGTGTTTAAGCTTATTGTCATAATTTTCTTCCTTTTCGCAAAACTCAAAAAATTATAAATAATTTTAACATATTTTTCGAGCAAGTTTTAGAAATATTTAAAAATGACAGATTTTGTAACTCCCCACGCCCATTTATGCCGACACGGCCAATTTTTATCTTTCAACCTCTCAATTGTTTTATTTTTAGGGGGCTAGGCCCATGATATCAACAGATACAGCCATTTTTCAACATTTTTGGCTGTCGCTGCGTTAAGAAAATAAAATTTTTTCTACTTTTCATATTTAACATGGAAAACTTGCTTGGGTGAAATTAAATCCTTGGATAAAGGAGTTTCCAGAAGTTCTCTAAACAAGCGCAACGGCCTTACATCCAGATGATAAAAGGCGCGATAATGCTTAAAACATTTCATGCGCCTATTCTCCTTGCTAAAGAAGCGGTATAGGTAAAGGAACTTTTGACTGATAGGAGTGGGGCATTAAATAAAATAGACTAGAGGTACAGCGATGAAGGAACTTGGAGATAGGTAGGGTTTTTGTTCCAAGTGTACAAGTTATAAACTAGGAGAGGTGGTGCTCGCTTAATTTTAGAAAGGAAGAGCCTATGATGATTTTTTTTAATTACTTCTCCAATTTCTCGATAAAAACCCCATTTGTTTCTGTAGCGAAATTTAAATTAACCTTAAGCATGCACAGGGAGGACAAAATTATGCTCGATGCATGCGTCAGGGGGGAATCTCGCAGATATTGCTGCTCAGTTTCCTTATATGAAAGGGGCTATTTTAAAAAAAAACCTCCAAATGGCCCGCGCTTATGGCTTAGAGCGTTTCAAAAAAGGAATGATGCTCATCGATGAGACTGAGCTGCTTGCTAAAAATAGCGGAGCTGATTCTGCTTGCTTAGCAGAAAGGCTCTTGATTAAATTAACGTGTTAAAGAAAGCGATCCCTTAGATCAATACAGCACAATGCTACGGATGGGCTTACGCCATTAAGGACATTAGCCTCTGCTTATTCAAAGGAGCTCACCCAAACCCATCAATTTGGCTTTCTATGGGTTATAGGCCTGGCGGGCTTGTTAAGCATTAACCCATGAGAAAGCTTTCTTTCCAACTCTGCGTTTGATAAATTCCAATCGTTGAAATTAAACTGACGTCATTCAAAAAAGTTCCGAGTGAGAACCAAACCTTGTTAAAAATAAAATGCCACCTTCTATTTTATAGATAAGCAGAATATCATTTCTGACATGGCATTCCCTGTAAGTTGCCCAATTGCCCGTCAAATTGTGATCCCGCTATTTCGAAGGCAATGGTTTCTTTTTTACTAATAAACCCATAATTTCGTGAAGTTCAAGAAGAACATCCTTTTGGTGTTTATATTTCTTTAAATCATTTGTTGTTGAATGGGTTAATTCGATTTTAAACGTTAGGATCTATCCCAACAGTCTGCCAAAATTTTTCTATAGAATTACACTGCGTAAGACTTTTTCTTTTATCGACATCACTCATTGCTTTTTGCGTCTCAGCATTGGGTTCAGCATGAGGAATATTTGGCCTAACATACGACATAATAAACTCGCTGATGGTCATTTTTTTCTTAGTGGCGAGCATTTTAATATAGGTCCTCTCATCCTCGGAAACATTGATGGTGACTTTTACTCTATGTGAGTGCGAATGGGAAGCCATATCCTCCTCCTTTGGTTCATTAATTTTATTATTTCAACAACACTATGTATAGGCAAGCCTAAAATTAGGAAAATAGGCATCTAGGTTCATAAGCTGCTTCATAATAACTCATCCACTGGAATTGCGCTTATATAAGGAGAGCTTTATACGTTACTCTGAGACATTTAGCCTTAGGAATAGCTCTCCCTATAAGCGCAATTCCAGTAGGTGAGTTATTCATAAACTTTGGTGACATATTATTTGCATTATATCCTTAGGTTGACTAAACTTTTGTCGAATTAAAAT
This window contains:
- a CDS encoding type II toxin-antitoxin system YafQ family toxin translates to MTGNWATYRECHVRNDILLIYKIEGGILFLTRFGSHSELF